Proteins co-encoded in one Ziziphus jujuba cultivar Dongzao chromosome 9, ASM3175591v1 genomic window:
- the LOC107426650 gene encoding PHD finger protein Alfin1 — translation MLENENLYLYGLPNETWEVNLPVEEVPPELPEPALGINHARDGMQKKDWLSLIAVHSDSWLLVVAFYLGSRFGFYYGLVYSF, via the exons ATGCTTG AGAATGAGAATTTGTATCTCTATGGACTTCCAAATGAGACATGGGAAGTTAATCTACCTGTTGAGGAGGTGCCTCCTGAGCTTCCAGAACCAGCCTTAGGTATAAATCATGCTAGGGATGGGATGCAAAAGAAGGATTGGTTGTCACTAATTGCAGTTCACAGTGATTCATGGTTGCTTGTTGTTGCTTTCTATCTTGGTTCGCGCTTTGGTTTCTATTATGGATTAGTTTACTCATTTTag